The following coding sequences are from one Mesorhizobium onobrychidis window:
- a CDS encoding glycoside hydrolase family 32 protein, protein MSDIQVRIAGRDTIRSLHAELPVNATFHIWLKATKPDVPGSLSFSNVRGKFGEVSVTNAEEYEFRIFHVFGGGSVELDYDTDQTSVSVAYWFALADVLETGITVLHTNPGNAPPKIPDSYHFRPPFGWMNDPNGFGRFGGRPHLFYQHYSHGLRWNTMHWGHAVSSDYLRWRHMPIFLFPSEDLTARPDKRGGAYSGSAVSLADGPGIRVFFTEQVQDRIPEQQIQLTATSSDLIMAGNADVILPYRPLDEGLTADFRDPYVFRGPDGLWKMLLGSQSDEGGVVLLYETHDHTAATGWTYIGKLLVEKHYRTTAIECPCLLPLDGPATDPATRWVLILGLMNSEDQSTRRKNLTMAIVGWFDGQTFAKEFEQELDFGTDNYAFQAFVDGDAIVGIGWLANWADTGPAIDFPTAMTLPRNIHLSAGELHTPPIGAAESLRSHILDRTRLAAGEQVSFINGAVEILFELEEPGAHFHLKLHHPSVRLEVVVDDEGLAIRHGDDAAESPHYIAKGARPKRLRIFLDYGSIEVFADRGRWAGTKRISGFEPIQSARLIAETGAILHATVWALKP, encoded by the coding sequence ATGAGTGACATCCAGGTGAGGATTGCGGGACGAGACACCATTCGAAGCCTGCATGCCGAGCTGCCTGTCAACGCCACCTTCCATATCTGGCTTAAGGCGACCAAGCCGGACGTTCCGGGCTCGCTGTCTTTTTCCAATGTCCGTGGCAAGTTCGGCGAGGTGAGCGTTACGAACGCCGAAGAGTATGAATTCAGAATTTTTCACGTCTTCGGCGGCGGCAGTGTCGAACTGGACTACGACACGGATCAAACCTCGGTATCGGTTGCCTACTGGTTCGCATTGGCCGACGTGCTGGAGACAGGTATTACAGTTCTCCACACCAATCCGGGAAATGCCCCGCCGAAGATCCCTGACAGCTATCATTTTCGCCCGCCGTTCGGCTGGATGAACGATCCAAACGGATTTGGCCGGTTTGGAGGTCGCCCACATCTCTTCTATCAGCATTACTCCCATGGACTTCGGTGGAACACGATGCATTGGGGCCACGCCGTATCTTCCGATTATTTGCGGTGGCGTCACATGCCTATCTTCCTGTTCCCATCGGAAGATCTTACCGCAAGGCCCGACAAACGGGGTGGTGCATATTCCGGCTCAGCCGTCTCGCTTGCCGATGGCCCGGGCATTCGCGTCTTTTTTACCGAGCAGGTACAGGACCGTATCCCGGAACAGCAAATCCAACTCACGGCCACTTCCAGCGACCTTATAATGGCGGGAAATGCGGACGTCATCCTGCCCTACCGCCCACTCGACGAGGGACTGACAGCGGATTTTCGCGACCCATACGTCTTCAGGGGGCCGGACGGCCTTTGGAAAATGCTGCTGGGCAGCCAGAGCGATGAAGGCGGCGTTGTCCTGCTCTACGAAACCCATGACCATACGGCCGCCACCGGCTGGACATATATCGGCAAGCTTCTGGTCGAGAAACACTATCGGACGACGGCGATCGAATGTCCCTGTCTGCTGCCGCTTGACGGGCCTGCGACCGATCCCGCGACGCGCTGGGTTCTAATTCTCGGGCTGATGAATAGTGAGGACCAGTCCACCCGGCGCAAGAACCTGACAATGGCCATTGTCGGCTGGTTCGATGGTCAGACCTTTGCCAAGGAATTCGAACAGGAACTGGACTTCGGGACGGATAATTACGCCTTCCAGGCCTTCGTCGACGGTGATGCCATTGTCGGTATAGGATGGCTTGCCAACTGGGCCGATACCGGACCGGCGATCGATTTCCCCACCGCCATGACCTTGCCTCGCAATATCCACCTGTCTGCAGGCGAGTTGCATACCCCGCCCATCGGAGCAGCCGAGAGCCTGCGGAGCCATATTCTAGACCGGACACGCCTCGCAGCCGGAGAACAGGTAAGCTTTATCAATGGCGCCGTCGAAATCCTGTTCGAGCTCGAAGAGCCGGGTGCCCATTTCCACCTGAAGCTGCATCATCCAAGTGTTCGCCTCGAGGTTGTTGTCGACGACGAGGGACTTGCCATTCGTCACGGAGACGATGCAGCGGAATCTCCTCACTACATTGCCAAGGGAGCCCGTCCAAAACGGCTGCGGATATTCCTCGACTACGGATCGATCGAAGTTTTCGCGGATCGCGGTCGTTGGGCTGGCACGAAGCGGATCAGCGGTTTTGAGCCTATACAATCGGCACGTCTCATCGCTGAAACGGGTGCCATTCTACACGCGACGGTATGGGCGCTCAAACCGTGA
- a CDS encoding HAD-IIB family hydrolase yields the protein MERRRLKPIALLSSDLDGTLAGDAPATSRFRSKWEALDPEHRPVLVYNSGRLADDILNFVDKVGLPAPDYVIGGVGTMLAGPRHTSRLGHFTQRFSEGWSLEKVDAVLGSLEDTVRQPDGYQHAFKSSWYLHDASPEALASIERALAEAGLSVTMIYSSGRDLDILPRSADKGQALAWLCNELGIGLDEVVVAGDTNNDRSMFDLPGARGIVVANALPELLDMARDNPLIYSAKKKFALGVVEGLAHWSVFADAQS from the coding sequence GTGGAACGACGGCGATTGAAACCGATCGCGCTTCTATCGAGTGACCTCGACGGGACCCTGGCAGGCGATGCGCCGGCGACATCACGCTTCCGTTCCAAATGGGAAGCGCTCGACCCCGAGCACCGGCCGGTTCTCGTCTACAACAGCGGTCGTCTGGCCGACGACATTTTGAACTTCGTCGACAAAGTCGGCCTGCCAGCGCCGGACTACGTGATCGGGGGTGTCGGCACGATGCTCGCCGGTCCGCGGCACACCTCGCGCCTCGGGCATTTTACCCAGAGGTTTTCGGAAGGCTGGTCTCTTGAAAAGGTCGATGCGGTGCTCGGATCGCTCGAAGACACCGTCCGCCAACCCGACGGCTATCAACACGCCTTCAAATCGAGTTGGTACCTGCACGACGCAAGTCCGGAAGCCCTTGCCAGCATCGAGCGCGCTCTGGCCGAGGCCGGCCTGTCAGTGACGATGATTTATTCGAGTGGACGCGATCTCGACATCCTGCCGCGTTCAGCAGACAAGGGGCAGGCGCTGGCCTGGCTCTGCAATGAACTCGGCATCGGTCTGGATGAGGTGGTGGTCGCCGGCGATACCAACAACGATCGCAGTATGTTCGACCTGCCGGGTGCGCGTGGGATTGTCGTTGCCAATGCCCTTCCCGAACTGCTTGACATGGCGCGGGACAACCCGCTGATTTACAGCGCGAAGAAAAAGTTCGCCCTTGGCGTCGTCGAAGGCCTCGCTCATTGGTCGGTGTTTGCGGACGCTCAATCCTGA
- a CDS encoding glycosyltransferase, protein MPDVNSDAAKPRIALISTHGYVAANPPLGAADTGGQVVYVLELAKKLAQLGYAVDIWTRRFEDQPPVDEVADGVRVLRVACGGPDFIPKEYLHRHLLEWCENALRLIRRENLSYDFINSHYWDAGVAGQRLSEALTIPHIHTPHSLGIWKQRQMKTDYPDKADTFEAEFNFTERIKHETIIFRSCAMVIATTPPQVDMLVEDYSLERDRVHMIPPGYDDNRFFPVSEASRRLIRHRLGFEGRTILALGRLATNKGYDLLIDAFSVVAPRVPDAVLRLAVGGENMDEQEQKILNQLKEQVEQLGLQDRVVFSGYVADEDLADTYRAADMFVLSSRYEPFGMTAIEAMACGTPTVVTIHGGLYRGISYGRHALFGDPFDKEDLGITIVKPMKHQRLYGRLGRMGAHKARSLFTWTGIAQQLVSLVEGRPVLKAVDDHDWDEPWNDGD, encoded by the coding sequence ATGCCGGACGTCAACTCGGATGCGGCGAAACCTCGAATTGCACTCATTTCAACCCACGGCTACGTAGCTGCCAACCCACCACTCGGCGCGGCTGATACCGGCGGACAGGTGGTCTACGTCCTGGAACTTGCCAAAAAGCTGGCCCAGTTGGGCTATGCCGTCGATATCTGGACGCGGCGATTTGAAGACCAGCCTCCTGTCGATGAGGTGGCAGACGGGGTTCGCGTTCTGCGTGTCGCCTGTGGCGGACCCGATTTTATTCCGAAGGAATATCTTCACCGCCACCTTCTGGAATGGTGTGAAAACGCGCTGCGCCTGATTCGCAGGGAAAACCTCTCCTACGACTTCATCAACAGTCATTACTGGGATGCGGGCGTGGCGGGGCAGCGACTGTCGGAAGCGCTCACGATCCCGCACATCCATACGCCGCATTCGCTCGGCATATGGAAGCAGCGCCAGATGAAGACGGACTACCCGGACAAGGCCGATACATTCGAGGCCGAGTTCAATTTCACCGAGCGCATAAAGCACGAGACGATCATCTTTCGAAGCTGCGCCATGGTGATCGCAACAACGCCGCCGCAGGTGGATATGCTGGTCGAGGACTACAGTCTCGAGCGCGACCGCGTGCACATGATCCCGCCCGGTTACGACGACAACCGGTTCTTCCCCGTCAGCGAGGCGTCTCGCCGGTTGATCCGCCATCGGCTCGGCTTCGAGGGGCGAACGATCCTGGCGCTCGGCCGGCTCGCCACCAACAAGGGCTACGACCTGCTGATCGATGCGTTTTCCGTTGTGGCGCCGCGTGTGCCGGATGCGGTCCTGAGGCTCGCTGTCGGCGGCGAGAACATGGACGAGCAGGAGCAGAAGATCCTGAACCAGCTCAAGGAACAGGTTGAACAGCTAGGCTTGCAGGATCGTGTCGTCTTCTCAGGCTATGTTGCCGACGAGGATCTGGCCGACACTTATCGGGCGGCAGACATGTTCGTCCTGTCGAGTCGCTACGAGCCGTTCGGCATGACCGCGATCGAGGCGATGGCCTGCGGGACGCCGACCGTGGTTACGATCCATGGCGGCCTCTATCGCGGGATCAGCTATGGCCGGCACGCGCTTTTTGGCGATCCGTTCGACAAGGAAGACCTCGGCATCACGATCGTCAAGCCTATGAAGCACCAGCGCCTCTACGGCCGACTGGGCCGCATGGGTGCGCACAAGGCGCGCAGCCTGTTCACCTGGACAGGTATCGCGCAGCAGCTTGTCAGCCTTGTCGAAGGACGTCCGGTGCTGAAGGCGGTCGACGACCATGATTGGGACGAGCCGTGGAACGACGGCGATTGA
- the mgtE gene encoding magnesium transporter, whose translation MEGQDEQTTGARAAEGSHADIYGEDGAILSSFLAQIGAAIADRDTLTLKREVDDLHQSELGDLLEALHPEQRRALVELLGVDFDFSALTEVDEAIRRDIVDSLPNAQIAQGVQDLDSDDAVYILEDLEKEDQDEILSQLPFTERIRLRRSLDYPEETAGRRMQTEFVAVPPFWTIGQTIDYMREDQNLPDRFSQIFVIDPSFKLLGAIDLDQILRTKRSVKVEEVMHETRHAIPATMDQEEAAREFEQYDLLSAAVVDENERLVGVLTIDDVVDVIQQEAEEDLLRMGGVGDEELSDSILSTSRSRVPWLLVNLLTAFLAASVIGLFDRTIEHIVALAVLMPIVAGMGGNAGSQTMTVTVRALATRDLDIYNAGRIIRREMGVGSINGIIFAILIGIVAAAWFRDPNLGGIIAAAMIINMFVAALAGILIPLLLDRLKIDPAVASAVFVTTVTDVVGFFAFLGLATWWFGVR comes from the coding sequence GTGGAAGGCCAGGACGAACAGACGACCGGCGCCAGGGCCGCTGAGGGCAGCCATGCCGACATTTACGGCGAGGACGGCGCCATTCTGTCGTCGTTCCTTGCCCAGATCGGCGCCGCGATCGCCGACCGCGACACGCTGACGCTGAAGCGTGAAGTCGACGACCTGCACCAATCGGAACTCGGCGATCTGCTCGAGGCGCTTCATCCCGAACAGCGCCGCGCGCTGGTCGAACTGTTGGGCGTCGACTTCGATTTTTCCGCGCTGACCGAGGTCGACGAGGCGATCCGCCGCGACATCGTCGACAGCCTGCCCAACGCACAGATTGCCCAGGGGGTGCAGGACCTCGATTCCGACGACGCGGTCTACATTCTCGAGGATCTCGAAAAGGAAGACCAGGACGAGATCCTGTCGCAACTGCCCTTCACCGAGCGGATCAGGCTGCGCCGCTCGCTCGACTATCCCGAAGAGACGGCCGGCCGCCGCATGCAGACGGAGTTCGTCGCGGTGCCGCCGTTCTGGACGATCGGCCAGACCATCGACTACATGCGCGAGGACCAGAACCTTCCCGACCGCTTCAGCCAGATTTTCGTCATCGATCCAAGCTTCAAGCTGCTCGGCGCCATCGACCTCGACCAGATCCTGCGCACCAAGCGTTCGGTCAAGGTCGAAGAGGTCATGCATGAGACCAGGCACGCCATTCCGGCCACGATGGACCAGGAAGAGGCGGCGCGCGAATTCGAACAATACGACCTTCTCTCCGCCGCCGTCGTCGACGAGAACGAGCGGCTGGTCGGCGTGCTGACCATCGACGACGTGGTCGACGTCATCCAGCAGGAGGCCGAGGAGGATCTGCTGCGCATGGGTGGTGTCGGCGACGAAGAACTGTCCGACAGCATCCTTTCGACCTCGCGCTCGCGGGTTCCGTGGCTGCTCGTCAATCTGTTGACGGCTTTCCTGGCGGCGTCGGTGATCGGCCTGTTCGACCGCACGATCGAGCACATCGTGGCGCTGGCCGTGCTGATGCCGATCGTGGCGGGCATGGGCGGCAATGCCGGCTCGCAGACCATGACAGTCACGGTGCGGGCGCTGGCGACGAGGGACCTCGACATCTACAATGCCGGCCGCATCATCCGTCGCGAGATGGGGGTGGGCTCCATCAACGGCATCATCTTCGCCATCCTGATCGGCATCGTCGCGGCTGCCTGGTTCCGCGATCCCAACCTGGGCGGCATCATCGCAGCGGCGATGATCATCAACATGTTCGTGGCCGCACTGGCCGGCATCCTGATCCCGCTGCTGCTCGACCGGTTGAAGATCGACCCGGCCGTGGCTTCTGCGGTTTTCGTCACGACGGTCACCGACGTCGTCGGCTTCTTTGCCTTTCTCGGCCTCGCCACATGGTGGTTCGGCGTGCGCTGA
- a CDS encoding MerR family transcriptional regulator, with the protein MREYYSITELTREFDVSTRTLRFYEDEGLVQPVRRGRTRLFRPSDRHLIRQIMRGKRLGFSINEIREIIQMYKEPPGEVGQLNLMIKRIEEKREDLRQKRRDLEETLAELDQAEESCVERLVELGVNT; encoded by the coding sequence ATGCGGGAATATTATTCGATCACCGAACTGACCCGCGAATTCGATGTTTCGACGCGGACGCTGCGCTTCTACGAGGACGAAGGACTGGTGCAGCCGGTTCGGCGCGGCCGCACGCGGCTGTTTCGCCCGTCGGACCGGCATCTCATCCGCCAGATCATGCGCGGCAAAAGGCTCGGCTTTTCGATCAACGAAATCCGCGAAATCATCCAGATGTACAAGGAGCCGCCCGGGGAGGTCGGTCAACTCAACCTGATGATCAAGCGCATCGAGGAAAAGCGCGAGGATCTGCGCCAGAAGCGCCGCGATCTCGAAGAGACCTTGGCCGAACTCGACCAGGCCGAGGAATCCTGCGTCGAGCGATTGGTGGAACTCGGCGTCAACACCTGA
- a CDS encoding methyltransferase family protein, whose translation MTDHQQKSGQQKPGQPKPGVIPWPPLIYVAAIAVSVALGLLYPLPWIGGLLGDILFAAGWVALFGVVTLWFTAIRTMIQAKTTLHPNAVPDHLVTSGPFAVSRNPIYLANTLLLIGVALISGIVWFLPLAIIAAFATQKMAIEGEEKVLAAKFGKKYRDYAKKVRRWI comes from the coding sequence ATGACCGACCATCAACAGAAATCTGGGCAACAGAAACCGGGGCAGCCGAAACCGGGGGTTATACCCTGGCCGCCGCTGATCTATGTCGCGGCCATCGCCGTCAGCGTCGCGCTTGGCTTGCTCTATCCGCTGCCATGGATCGGCGGCCTTTTGGGCGACATCCTGTTCGCCGCCGGCTGGGTGGCATTGTTCGGCGTCGTCACACTCTGGTTCACGGCGATCCGCACCATGATCCAGGCAAAGACGACGCTCCACCCAAACGCCGTACCAGATCACCTGGTCACATCTGGCCCCTTCGCCGTCAGCCGCAACCCGATATATCTGGCCAACACGCTGCTGCTGATCGGCGTCGCCCTTATCTCCGGGATCGTATGGTTCCTGCCGCTGGCGATCATCGCCGCCTTCGCAACGCAGAAGATGGCTATCGAGGGCGAGGAAAAAGTTCTGGCAGCGAAATTCGGCAAGAAATACCGGGATTACGCGAAAAAGGTGCGGCGCTGGATTTGA
- a CDS encoding DUF1624 domain-containing protein, translating to MSIPTPAVQDRSKRIISIDVARGFALLAMASYHFTWDLEFFGYTDPGLTAFGWWKFYARCIASTFLFLVGVSLFLAHGKQIRWSGFWKRFAMVAGAALAISAATRLATPDSFIFFGILHEIALASLLGLTFLRLPALLTLVVAAFVITAPLYLRSEIFDHPALWWVGLSATNPRSNDYVPLFPWFGAVLTGIATAKLASASGLLARLAGLTPGRWTNPLVFIGRHSLAFYLIHQPVLIGSIWLFSQVMPAPVETRQVTFLKECQTSCEQSRDTEFCSSYCVCMLDTLEGEATLDRLYRNDQAAEWKAHLDELAGACTAKADSTLMEGGAQ from the coding sequence ATGAGCATTCCTACGCCGGCCGTTCAGGACCGATCCAAGCGCATCATCTCCATCGACGTCGCACGCGGCTTCGCCTTGCTAGCCATGGCGAGCTACCATTTCACCTGGGATCTCGAATTCTTCGGCTACACCGATCCCGGCCTGACCGCCTTCGGCTGGTGGAAATTCTACGCGCGCTGCATCGCTTCGACCTTCCTGTTCCTGGTCGGCGTCAGCCTGTTCCTTGCCCATGGCAAACAGATCCGCTGGAGCGGCTTCTGGAAACGCTTCGCCATGGTCGCCGGGGCGGCGCTCGCCATATCGGCCGCCACAAGGCTTGCCACGCCCGACAGTTTCATCTTCTTCGGCATCCTGCACGAGATCGCGCTCGCCAGCCTGCTCGGCCTCACGTTCCTGCGGCTGCCGGCGCTGCTGACGCTGGTTGTCGCGGCTTTCGTCATCACCGCACCGCTCTACCTCAGGTCCGAGATCTTCGATCATCCGGCCCTGTGGTGGGTCGGCCTGTCGGCAACCAATCCGCGCTCCAACGATTATGTCCCGCTGTTTCCATGGTTCGGCGCCGTGCTTACGGGCATCGCGACGGCAAAACTCGCCTCCGCTTCCGGCCTGCTGGCGCGGTTGGCGGGCCTGACGCCCGGCCGCTGGACAAATCCGCTGGTCTTTATCGGCCGGCACAGCCTCGCCTTCTATCTGATCCACCAGCCGGTGCTGATCGGATCGATCTGGCTTTTTTCGCAAGTCATGCCGGCACCGGTCGAGACCAGGCAGGTCACCTTCCTGAAAGAATGCCAGACTTCGTGCGAGCAATCGCGCGACACGGAGTTCTGCTCCAGCTATTGTGTGTGCATGCTCGATACACTCGAGGGCGAGGCCACGCTTGATCGGCTCTACCGCAACGACCAGGCTGCGGAATGGAAGGCACATCTCGACGAGCTCGCCGGCGCCTGCACTGCCAAAGCCGACAGCACTTTGATGGAGGGAGGAGCACAATGA
- a CDS encoding CbtB domain-containing protein, with protein MNTASVSLGASVSSQSRFVQLALAAFLGIFVMGFVGFSHIDAVHNAAHDYRHSMAFPCH; from the coding sequence ATGAATACCGCTTCCGTCTCGCTCGGCGCTTCCGTCTCCTCGCAGTCGCGCTTCGTGCAGCTGGCGCTTGCTGCATTTCTCGGCATTTTCGTCATGGGCTTTGTCGGCTTCTCGCATATCGATGCGGTCCACAATGCCGCCCACGACTATCGCCATTCGATGGCGTTTCCCTGCCACTGA
- a CDS encoding CbtA family protein → MTLFRNVVFIAAIAGLVAGVVLACMQAFATVPLILKAEVYEQAGGGHTHDHTAAPAANATDANAMSSAEPAEAAAPAAEDEGWAPADGFERFAFNVVANVVTGIGFALILVAASEFAGGIGNWRQGLYWGLAGFAVFTLAPNLGLPPELPAMPAADLTQRQIWWTATVVATAAGLGLLAFRKSLPLALLAVALIVAPHIVGAPQPDSFESPIPEGLHHQFVVAVTLTNLVFWLVLGAVVGAVRGRLTGTATGLRDSFA, encoded by the coding sequence ATGACACTGTTTCGCAACGTCGTGTTCATCGCGGCGATCGCAGGGCTTGTGGCTGGCGTCGTTCTCGCCTGCATGCAGGCCTTTGCCACCGTGCCGCTCATCCTCAAGGCGGAAGTCTACGAACAGGCCGGCGGTGGTCACACGCATGACCATACCGCGGCGCCCGCCGCGAACGCCACGGACGCCAATGCAATGAGCAGCGCCGAACCGGCCGAAGCTGCCGCTCCGGCTGCGGAAGACGAAGGCTGGGCGCCGGCCGACGGTTTTGAACGATTCGCCTTCAATGTCGTTGCCAACGTCGTCACCGGCATCGGCTTTGCGCTGATCCTGGTCGCCGCTTCGGAGTTCGCCGGCGGCATCGGCAATTGGCGTCAGGGCCTGTACTGGGGCCTTGCCGGCTTTGCGGTGTTCACGCTGGCTCCGAACCTCGGCCTGCCGCCCGAACTCCCGGCTATGCCGGCGGCCGATCTCACCCAGCGCCAGATATGGTGGACGGCGACGGTGGTGGCGACCGCGGCCGGTCTCGGGCTGCTCGCATTTCGCAAATCGCTGCCGCTGGCGCTGCTTGCCGTGGCGTTGATCGTGGCGCCGCATATCGTCGGCGCGCCGCAGCCCGACAGTTTCGAATCGCCGATCCCGGAAGGCCTGCACCACCAGTTCGTGGTGGCGGTGACGCTGACCAATCTGGTGTTCTGGCTGGTGCTCGGCGCCGTCGTCGGCGCGGTGCGCGGCCGCTTGACCGGCACCGCGACCGGCCTGCGCGACAGCTTTGCCTGA
- the cobU gene encoding bifunctional adenosylcobinamide kinase/adenosylcobinamide-phosphate guanylyltransferase, with translation MTLVIGGARSGKSAYAERLVTACPAPWAYIATAQAYDDEMRERIALHRSRRDEGWTTIDAPLDLVGAIEALPDGRPVLIDCLTLWLTNHMLAEHDIEAECRWLADVLSRPRGPWFVVSNEVGQGIVPDNALARRFRDAAGRLHQQVAAVAGTVLLMVAGLPLKVK, from the coding sequence CTGACCCTGGTCATCGGCGGTGCGCGCTCCGGCAAGAGCGCGTATGCCGAAAGATTGGTGACGGCCTGTCCGGCGCCGTGGGCCTATATCGCCACGGCGCAAGCCTATGATGACGAGATGCGCGAACGCATCGCGCTGCATCGGTCGCGGCGCGACGAGGGCTGGACGACCATCGACGCGCCGCTCGATCTCGTCGGCGCGATCGAGGCGCTGCCTGACGGCCGGCCCGTCCTGATCGACTGCCTGACGCTGTGGCTGACCAACCATATGCTGGCCGAACATGACATTGAGGCCGAATGCCGATGGCTGGCGGATGTGCTGTCGCGGCCGCGAGGGCCGTGGTTCGTGGTTTCCAACGAGGTTGGCCAGGGCATCGTGCCCGACAATGCGCTGGCTCGCCGGTTTCGCGATGCCGCCGGCCGGCTCCACCAGCAGGTCGCGGCCGTCGCCGGCACAGTGCTGCTGATGGTGGCGGGACTGCCGCTCAAGGTGAAATGA
- the cobO gene encoding cob(I)yrinic acid a,c-diamide adenosyltransferase has protein sequence MTDIDDRDEERHRAKMAKRKAVQDAEVAAKTVEKGLLIVNTGPGKGKTTAAFGLALRMLGYGRRVGVVQFIKGKWHTGEKDAFAAFGDRVVWHTMGEGFTWETQDLKRDIAAAEAAWVKVLELMADPSISLLVLDELNIALRYDYLDLDKVVAALKGRRENLHVVVTGRNAKPALVDAADLVTEMGVTKHHFSAGVKAQLGIEF, from the coding sequence ATGACCGATATCGACGACCGGGACGAGGAACGCCACCGCGCCAAGATGGCCAAGCGCAAGGCGGTGCAGGACGCAGAGGTCGCGGCAAAGACGGTCGAGAAGGGGCTGCTGATCGTCAACACCGGGCCCGGCAAGGGCAAAACCACTGCCGCCTTCGGGCTGGCGCTGAGGATGCTCGGCTACGGCAGGCGCGTCGGCGTCGTCCAGTTCATTAAGGGCAAATGGCACACCGGCGAGAAGGATGCTTTTGCCGCCTTCGGCGACCGGGTCGTCTGGCACACAATGGGCGAGGGCTTCACCTGGGAAACGCAGGATCTGAAGCGCGACATCGCTGCCGCCGAAGCTGCCTGGGTCAAGGTGCTCGAATTGATGGCCGATCCTTCGATCAGCCTTCTGGTGCTCGACGAGCTGAACATCGCACTGCGCTACGATTATCTTGATCTCGACAAAGTGGTGGCGGCGCTGAAAGGGCGCCGCGAAAACCTGCATGTTGTCGTCACCGGCCGCAACGCCAAGCCGGCGCTGGTCGATGCCGCCGATCTTGTCACCGAGATGGGCGTGACCAAGCATCACTTTTCCGCCGGCGTGAAGGCACAGCTAGGCATAGAGTTCTGA